The Bacteroidota bacterium genome includes the window TGCAAGGTCCACTCCATCAACGGTAATTGTAGATGTAAAGGCCGGCAGCTTCTCTCCAAATTTTTTGTTTTTATTAGCTGCAACAATTTTAATTTTTTGCTTGTAATTTTGAAAGAAGTAAACAGTATCGGATGTTCCTCCATCATTTTGGTTTGTGCAAACAGCAGCTGTTGAAACCCAAACCGGAGGATTGCCAATAAATGCAGGAACTGTTGCGTCTATTTGATTAGCATTTACATAGGTAGAGTTTAATGCGGTTCCATTTAAATAAACCACAGAGCTTGGTGAAATATAACTTCCATATACCGACACAGTAAATGCTGTTGTTCCTGCCGTTGTTCCTGCGGGTACCTGTAAACTATCAACAACAGGCTTCGGTGCCACAAAAGATTGTAGTGCCGAATCTGCTTGAATAAATCCGGAACCCGTTGCATAATCAAATCCCGAACTGCCCATATCCAGCGCTGTATTTTGAAGAATAGTTCTGATGTCCGACGGACTAGCGCTTTGAGAGTAATATTTTTGTTTTGCTTCAATTAAAAGTGCTGCAACCGCTGCTGCGTGTGGCGCTGCACATGAGGTACCAAAAAAGTTTGGAAATGCGTCTCCATCAATATTTACTCCTCCCATATTAACCGTAGTGTTTACTCCATTTGGTGCACAAAACTCGGGTTTGTTTCGAACAACTCCATTCACTGCGGTTCCTCCAATTGATGAAAACGAAGCTACTGTTGGAGGGTTAACTCCAAAGGGTGGTGTATTGGTGTATAAAACAGCACCAACAGCCATTGCTCCTGCTGAGTTTGCCTGTCCTACAATACTTGATGCTGTTGTTGAGTTGTACTCATCTATAATCGCCTCTCCTCTAAAAACGATGTATTTGAAACGAACATTATCTGTTCCCCAGGTGCGTGTTATCATAATGTTTGCATGGGCGGTTCCGGCCACAGTAAACGGTAAAACTTCTATTGGGTCGCCCCAGTTGTTTTTGCGGTTAAAGCCAAATATTTTTCCTCCGGCATCGTCAACTAAATAAATATCCAAATCGTTTCTGGTTCCCGGTAATTGTCCCAATGAGTAAATTGAATCTTCCCATTGTAACACAATTGTATAGCTTCCTGCGGGTAGGGTAATGCTTTGGTATAAATCTCCTCCTCCAAAATCATGAGCGCTACCTGTAAAACCTGCAGGTGCTACAACAGGATTAAAAATTCCTTCGTGTGCTTTATTTCCAAAATTTCCGGCAGCTGAAAAGTAAGAAACTCCCTGCGCCGCAACAGTATTTACGGCTGTTGAAACCAAGCCTTCTTTAAAAAACGGTTCTGTTATGTAAGTTACGTCATCAACAATTACATCGCATCCTGCCGAAGCAAGTTCTTTAATCCCTTCCGCAAAATCACCGGCACTAATGAACCCGGTTCGAAACGCTATTTCTGCATTTGGTGCTATGTCGTGAACAATTTGTGCCATTGCCCTACCTTCATCACTTTGTTTTCCGTAAGGATAGTCTAGTAATACGCTCACTCCTATGCTTGGTAAGTCTCCATTGCTAACATCAACTGCTGCTTTGTTTCCCGAAAGGGTATTAAAACTATTCGAAATAACACCCACTTTCACCCCTTGTCCGTTTACTCCAAAAACACCGCGTGAAGCGTCCGAACGCATTGAAATATCTCCTTTGCTGTAAGCAATACCACTGCTGCTAACAGGTGGATAGTAAGGTCTAACATAGTTCACTAATGTTGGAATACTGTCAAGTTTTTTAAGGTGGTTGATTGGGAATTTTCCGGTAATAATAAATGGATTAATACCATTGTCTATTGTATCGGTCATGCCATATGCCGGTGTTAACAACAAGGCCAACAATGCGCTGTATTGTCCATCGTTCGCAATAACTTCAATGTATACGCTGTCGGATGAAATTAAATAAATGTTGTTTTTAATCGTAGCTGTGTCTGTTACACTACTTTGATTAAAATATAATTGAGAAAGCTCAGATCCGATTTTGTCATCCACCTTACCATTTGCCGGTGGCGGATAATATGGACTAATACACGACACTGTGGTAACCTCAATTGATGTGCTTGCGGTACAACCAGAGTTGTAAGTAGCCAATACTGTGTATGTGCCTGCTGCGCTAGCGGTAATGCTGTCGTTTGTCTCATTATTGGGAGTCCATAAATACGATACTATGCTGTCTATCGGTGCTGAATTGTTAGACCACACAACACCGTTTTTAAGAATAGCGGCTTCTTGATTATTAACCATAATCCCTCCTACAGGATTTGCTATAGCTGCTCCCTGCCCCGGTGTGAATGTGCTTGAATTAAAAGCAATTGTATCGGCTCCTTCATTAAAATTAAAATACTCAATAAGTCCAAAGCTGCCATTGTTCGTAAAGCTTTGGCTGTTTAAAAAGAGCTCAGAGGGAACTACATCGTAATTCCACACCCTTAATTCATCAATCAAACCACTGTAAAAATGAGCACCATTGATGTTTGCGCCAATTTTATATTTATCACCCATTACATAATTGTAAGCAAAGCTTTCGGACTCTAAAGCACTATTTAAATAAAGCCTATACTGAAAATTGAAATACTCAAACGCAACATGGTACCATGTACCGGGCACGAGTGTAGTTGTTCCAAAAGATTCATGTGTTTCAATAAACCCATCTACATCTGAAACCGAATGCCCGTAAAGCTTACCATTTTTCAATCCTAAAGTAAAATTACCAACTGTGTCTCCGTACGAAAAAATAGTTCCATCAGACACATTTGAAGGATTAATCCACGCCTCAACTGTGCGGCTTGAACTTCCGTATGGCAAATCACTGTTGTCGCCATGCAAATAATCATCTATTCCGTCAAACTGAAGTGCGAAATTTGAGTCGGCCAGAACCGATAATTGAACACTTTCGCCATCACATATTTGCAGAGAACCTGATGCTGTAATAACCGGACTAGGCGGCAAAATTTCAACAACTTGTAACTCGGTTGTGCTTGAACAACCTCCTGGTTCTGAAACTGTATAATAGTAAGTACCAACGGTAAGGCCGGCTGTTGTGTCTCCTGAAATACTATATCCCAATCCCGCGCCACCCGTAACACTTAGCGTAACATTGCCTGTTGTTCCCTGGCAAAGTCCCAACACTGGAGGCGTAACATGCAGTACAAGTGGGGCTGGGCTCTCAACAATAACACTCATGGGGTTTGCGCCTTCACAGCCCGAATCGTCAATTATGTTAATTGTGTATTCGCCGGAAAATAAATTGTTGAAAACACCTGTAGTATTTTGGTCATAATAATCGTTTCCAAAAATTATGTATTGATATCCGTTTTGAGAAGATCCTCCAACAACATTGCTAATAGTAATACCACCATCATTTATAGAGCTGCAACTTGAGCTATCGCTGTTTGCTGTAAATGTAATATTGGGCTGCTGGTTTACAGTTATTATAACAGTGTCTGTTGCGGTACAACCCCCGGAAGTTGATCCGTTTAAAACATAAGTTGTTGTTGTCGCTGGACTAACAAATATAAAACTATTCGTTTCGCCGTTACTCCACAAATAGTTGTCTACATTACCGTCGGCAAATAACATTGCTAAACCTCCTTCACATATCATTTGATCGGCACCGGCATTCACATAAACCGTGTTTCCGATAAATGGATTGTTGTCGTTACAATCTGCACTGTCTAATACAAATCCTATGGGTGGACACAAAGAAGAACCAAACTGCGATACTTGTATATTACCAAAACCATCACCATCGGTGTCGGCATAAAAGGCTACATTGGGAGCAATATTACACACTGTTCCGGTAATTACCCCACCTGGGCCTATCCAGTTTGAAAGAGCGCCCTGCAACATAAAACCGATTAAATTTCCTTGAAAATTATTTCCACTTGCATCTGACAGGAAACTAATTGATAGGTTGTTTCCTCCTACTATTCCTTGGTTGAAATGATAGTTTGCTGAAAGACCTGGCTCCTGTGTGTTTATTTCACAATTTAAGTAGGCGTTAATTTCGGCAGGGCATAGTGTTTTGTTCCAAATTCTAAACTCGTCAATACTGCCTTTAAAAAACGGGTCTGTTGACACATCTGAACGTCCCATCCAATAATTGGCAATTGGTCCAATATCGCTCAACTGTATGGACATTGTCGGATTAATTCCTTCTTGTATACCATTCAAAAAGTACCTGCATGTAGTACCTTGCTGTGTAATTGTAACCTGGTTCCAGCCTGACCAAAACAACGGTGAAATTCCTTCTACCATTTGCTCGCCGCTGCCTGCGTTTATTGTAAATCGAGGTCTTCCACTTCCTTCATTGATGCTAAATCGCATATATTGGGATGGGTTGTTCCAAAAAGCAAATACTCGTTGGTTTACCAAATTTGTATCACACTTTACCCAAAACTGCAAGGCAAAATCATTCGGACTCGATAGCGATGGGGGAATAACAACAAAGTCGTTTTGTCCATCGAAGTTCAATGCGGCTCCCGTTTGAGCAAAAGAGGAAATGGCTAATAAGCAGGAAATTCCTACTGCAAGTAAAAGTTTTTTCATGTTGTTTTTTTGTGTTCCGTTTCTTTAAATAAGCCGCTTTTTCTAGGAGGTGTCTTATAAAAAGCCTTCTATTCAATAAAAGGCGATACTACGTAAGAATAAAAATAATGTTACGTTAAGACAGTATTTTAAATAATAATACCACCATAACTCTTTGCGAAAATACAACCCCTAAGCTTTAAAAAAAAGTTCCAATTTGTTTAACTCATTAATTATCATTAATAATACTGTTGCACTTTGTTTGGGTTGTTTATATTTGCAACAAAAGAAACTAACCTAACTCCTATGAAATTCCGCCCCTCTTTGTTTTTTTTACTTTTATTTTCTTTGCCAGTATACACTTTGTGTAATGCACAGCAAGGTAGTTTGTTGTTTGATGGTGTAGACGATAAAGTGGTTGTTCCGGCCAATGCGGCTTTTAATTCTGCTTCTAGTATAACTTGTGAAGCATGGATAAATGCCACTCAGTGGAAAGCTCAAATTTATCAAGGAACTATTGTTGGAAAAGACGGAAGCAACACAAGCGGCTACGCTTTAAGATGTGGCGCCAATGGTAAGCTTAGTTTTGTGGTTGGTGGGCCGGGTGGTTGGACCGAAGCAACTTGCGCAAGCTTAATGCAAGCAAATGTTTGGACACATGTGGCCGGTGTTTTTGACAATGGATCGGTAAAAATTTACATTAACGGAAACTTGGTTGGTTCAAATACTACTAGCACAATTACTTCTTCAACAGTAAGTTTGCTAATTGGCGAAAGTCCGGGTTTTGCGGGACGTGTTTTCAAAGGATATCTCGATGAGGTTCGAATTTGGAATGTTGCAAGAACCGCTTCGGAAATTGCAAGCAATATGGTAGTTGATTTGCCCAATAACGAACCCGGATTGGTTGCTTATTACAAGTTTAATCAGATAAGCGGAACAACTACACCGAATGAAATTACAACAACCTCTAATTCAACAGGAACCCTTACTAATTTTCCGGCAAACCCCTGGGCTGCAGGATATACTCCGCCCAGCACTGACATAAGTGCACATGCTATTTTAGGTCCCGATGTAATTACTTTTTATTCGGGCGCCTCAAGGGTTCGTGCTTCTTTTAAAAACACCGGCTTGGACACAATTAATGGTTTTAATGCCGGCTACATCCTTAACAATGGAACAGCAGTAACCGAGGCCATTACACAAACTCTTTTGCCGAATCAAGAGTTTGTTTATTCCTTTCACGATGTGCTCGAAAGTGTTGGAACAAGCAGCATTTTAAAGGTTTTTACAAGCTTGGCTTCTGACAATAATTCGCTCAACGATACAATTGCATTTACATTGAATAAACCCGCAAATGGAATTTATACATTGCCCATTTTTACTGCTGCACGACATAATTTTGGTGCTTTTGGGCAAAGCCAACACGCTATTATGCCTTTACCGGATAATAATTCCCGATTCAGTCAAATAATCATGAAAATAAGCGTAGCGTGTCCTTCTTCTGGATGCGATCCTTGGGACCAACCTGCAAAAATTTCGTTGGTAAAAAATGGGCAAACTTATGAGCTTGCCCGCTTTATTACTCCTTATGGTAAGGCTTGTGGTCCTTGGACGATTGATGTAACGAATTTTAAGTCTTTGCTTCAAGGAAATTGCGATTTTGAATCCTATATTCAGGTCTGGGGTGCTTCCGGATGGCTATTAAACGTAACGCTCGAATTTGTTGAAAGCCCCACTCCTTTTCCTTATCAAAAAATTACCCGCTTGTGGGAAAATGACAATTGGGTGTATGGCGATCCAGGAATTAGTTATGATTTGCCTTTACAAACCGTATTAATTTCGCCCCAAACAATGGAGGCAGAGCTTCGTATGACCAACTCCGGACATGGACAAGCCAATACTGACAATGCTGCTGAGTTTTCACAAAAAACACATACAGTACAAATCAATGGAACTACCGTTGCTAATCATGTTTTGTGGAAAGCCAACTGTGCCCAAAATGCCTGTAATAATCAACCGGGTACATGGACCTACAATCGCGCCGGTTGGTGTCCCGGACAAGGTGTTGATCCCTTTATGGTAAATTTAAACAGTTATTTTGTTGCAGGCCAATCAATGGCTGTTGACTATACTCTTCAACCCTATGTAAACTTGCTAAATACGGGCTACAACGGCGGTAGTCACACTGAACCACATTATAAAATTCATGCTTTTGTTGTCGAAAAATCGGCGACTTTTATTGATGGTGACTCCTTAGTAAATGCTGCAGCTTTGCGCATTTCGAACCCTACTAACAATGCCGCATTAAACTCTTCTACTCCATTAAAAGTATGGGTAAAAAACACAGGAACCACATTGCTTTCGGGGTTCAATTTATATTGCTTTGTAAACGGTGTTTTGCTGGCACATGAAAGTCCCTCTTTTTTACTTTCTGCAGGCG containing:
- a CDS encoding T9SS type A sorting domain-containing protein; translated protein: MKKLLLAVGISCLLAISSFAQTGAALNFDGQNDFVVIPPSLSSPNDFALQFWVKCDTNLVNQRVFAFWNNPSQYMRFSINEGSGRPRFTINAGSGEQMVEGISPLFWSGWNQVTITQQGTTCRYFLNGIQEGINPTMSIQLSDIGPIANYWMGRSDVSTDPFFKGSIDEFRIWNKTLCPAEINAYLNCEINTQEPGLSANYHFNQGIVGGNNLSISFLSDASGNNFQGNLIGFMLQGALSNWIGPGGVITGTVCNIAPNVAFYADTDGDGFGNIQVSQFGSSLCPPIGFVLDSADCNDNNPFIGNTVYVNAGADQMICEGGLAMLFADGNVDNYLWSNGETNSFIFVSPATTTTYVLNGSTSGGCTATDTVIITVNQQPNITFTANSDSSSCSSINDGGITISNVVGGSSQNGYQYIIFGNDYYDQNTTGVFNNLFSGEYTINIIDDSGCEGANPMSVIVESPAPLVLHVTPPVLGLCQGTTGNVTLSVTGGAGLGYSISGDTTAGLTVGTYYYTVSEPGGCSSTTELQVVEILPPSPVITASGSLQICDGESVQLSVLADSNFALQFDGIDDYLHGDNSDLPYGSSSRTVEAWINPSNVSDGTIFSYGDTVGNFTLGLKNGKLYGHSVSDVDGFIETHESFGTTTLVPGTWYHVAFEYFNFQYRLYLNSALESESFAYNYVMGDKYKIGANINGAHFYSGLIDELRVWNYDVVPSELFLNSQSFTNNGSFGLIEYFNFNEGADTIAFNSSTFTPGQGAAIANPVGGIMVNNQEAAILKNGVVWSNNSAPIDSIVSYLWTPNNETNDSITASAAGTYTVLATYNSGCTASTSIEVTTVSCISPYYPPPANGKVDDKIGSELSQLYFNQSSVTDTATIKNNIYLISSDSVYIEVIANDGQYSALLALLLTPAYGMTDTIDNGINPFIITGKFPINHLKKLDSIPTLVNYVRPYYPPVSSSGIAYSKGDISMRSDASRGVFGVNGQGVKVGVISNSFNTLSGNKAAVDVSNGDLPSIGVSVLLDYPYGKQSDEGRAMAQIVHDIAPNAEIAFRTGFISAGDFAEGIKELASAGCDVIVDDVTYITEPFFKEGLVSTAVNTVAAQGVSYFSAAGNFGNKAHEGIFNPVVAPAGFTGSAHDFGGGDLYQSITLPAGSYTIVLQWEDSIYSLGQLPGTRNDLDIYLVDDAGGKIFGFNRKNNWGDPIEVLPFTVAGTAHANIMITRTWGTDNVRFKYIVFRGEAIIDEYNSTTASSIVGQANSAGAMAVGAVLYTNTPPFGVNPPTVASFSSIGGTAVNGVVRNKPEFCAPNGVNTTVNMGGVNIDGDAFPNFFGTSCAAPHAAAVAALLIEAKQKYYSQSASPSDIRTILQNTALDMGSSGFDYATGSGFIQADSALQSFVAPKPVVDSLQVPAGTTAGTTAFTVSVYGSYISPSSVVYLNGTALNSTYVNANQIDATVPAFIGNPPVWVSTAAVCTNQNDGGTSDTVYFFQNYKQKIKIVAANKNKKFGEKLPAFTSTITVDGVDLAATTLTLTDLGLNTLTYSTSANSKSNVALYYIRPERAFNIADPTDVALNQLYTYEFVDGLLEIEKMPLLITPKDTTLVYGEKIGGFKFNYAYDNSNIDVVDQAGFLDSIETEHNQYLAEDGIALVDGKGLVNGRGLVNADISGLTFMVSGKGLVNARGLVNGKGLVNNVMTYDTTHIVDIALASIFNYQVNKDTTVLVSADGIVNGRGLVNGRGLVNGKGLVNGKGLVNAKGLVNGKGLVNSSTLADTTNDEVVVIIDAEDIDVNAPDSLSEFYSINLVTGTTVGNWSVVPGAFTSDNFDISYGLGALTITPATLTVKAEDKAPDCYGAPIFSSTITGFQYQDTIIGVIDSGPDYSVLNATNQTIVGTPAGGVYSIIPFAVNLVQPSNYTVVYNSGTLVEPDSLFISASASQPQCYGESGSVTLAASGGTPNYNFGISPTTNLAAGGYTYTVTDNKGCIASTTTTINAAPTEITLLATATQPLCNGQLGSVDLSATGGVGNYTYSSNSTTNLTSGVYNYSVNDANGCVATASVSIDAAPSLLTLLATATQPLCYGQVGGVELQATGGVGGYLYGSSSTVNLPAGTYNYSVSDANGCAATTTATIVAAPLFGVIASSTSATCGIANGTATVLPQGGTPGYTYSWIPGAITTQSASGLAAGTYTVYVNDANGCLASASTTVGSTGGAPATPGPINGPIGVCRNQSGVVFSITPIAGATSYTWTLPSGVTGSSNSNSITLAFSSTYNTGTISVKANNACGSSSAVSRVATKLIAAPSKPGIIVGSKNICTSTQTEFSIASVVNAASYLWTVSGTGITLVNGQGTTTVKVLTSSSFVSGTISVVASNCYGNSGTRTMKVYAPLTTAPVFATNSGSDNPTNGVCGGSSYDFEIIENDAALSYTWTAPVGCIIDDRMGHTGNPLTVVGRDPYGEYEVVITFPSGFISGAVTVFANNTCSTSPVASLTVRSKPPVPGIISGPTTNLCGKTGVVYSIAAVNGATSYSWTVPSGVSIVSNTGTSIKVNFGNSFTGTGSLKVAAKNGCGTSETSKLALNAAPETPGTINGASTVCKSSTSVIYTIGAVSGATSYYWTVSNGATIVGTNTGLSVKVKFTGTTASTVVLKVKSKNTCGNSLNSELLIAVNAACRTTETAEEPTVVNGLMNITTYPNPTSDKLMVHFESTENQQYSIKLIDLLGKVHYAINNTSQEGINQLSIDVSSYPKGIYFLFIEEKATEVVRIVIE
- a CDS encoding T9SS type A sorting domain-containing protein, which gives rise to MKFRPSLFFLLLFSLPVYTLCNAQQGSLLFDGVDDKVVVPANAAFNSASSITCEAWINATQWKAQIYQGTIVGKDGSNTSGYALRCGANGKLSFVVGGPGGWTEATCASLMQANVWTHVAGVFDNGSVKIYINGNLVGSNTTSTITSSTVSLLIGESPGFAGRVFKGYLDEVRIWNVARTASEIASNMVVDLPNNEPGLVAYYKFNQISGTTTPNEITTTSNSTGTLTNFPANPWAAGYTPPSTDISAHAILGPDVITFYSGASRVRASFKNTGLDTINGFNAGYILNNGTAVTEAITQTLLPNQEFVYSFHDVLESVGTSSILKVFTSLASDNNSLNDTIAFTLNKPANGIYTLPIFTAARHNFGAFGQSQHAIMPLPDNNSRFSQIIMKISVACPSSGCDPWDQPAKISLVKNGQTYELARFITPYGKACGPWTIDVTNFKSLLQGNCDFESYIQVWGASGWLLNVTLEFVESPTPFPYQKITRLWENDNWVYGDPGISYDLPLQTVLISPQTMEAELRMTNSGHGQANTDNAAEFSQKTHTVQINGTTVANHVLWKANCAQNACNNQPGTWTYNRAGWCPGQGVDPFMVNLNSYFVAGQSMAVDYTLQPYVNLLNTGYNGGSHTEPHYKIHAFVVEKSATFIDGDSLVNAAALRISNPTNNAALNSSTPLKVWVKNTGTTLLSGFNLYCFVNGVLLAHESPSFLLSAGDSLEYTFTATGNFVSGTEYHIAVLVDVANDAASSDDAALVIINSSVGAMQLISELNQLDVTPNPAGSEFTIVLHNLKTASTIRITDISGKLVYQSEALPVSLNNGLQIQNNFEDGLYFIEVQNENRSLFQKIVLHK